CACCAGGTACGTTGGTTTCCACGTCAACACTCAGGCTTGGACGCAGGCCGCGATCAAGGAACCGCTGGGTAGGCGGTATCCCATGCCCCATCATCATTTCAACGGGGGAAGCCAGCGATACGGTGCCGCCGGTGTCCACGATCATTTGTATTTCTTCGTCGCTGAGGGTGGTGCAGTGGATAAAGGTGGTGTCCGGCCCATAGACGCCTGCCCGGCCTGCCTCGGCGACTTTGCCATTTTTCCCAAAGGAGCCGACGCCAACATGGGCGGTGATGCGGGCATCACAGTCGCGGGCAACCTGCCAGTTGGCTTTCACGTCGTCAAGCGTGCTAAACTCCGGCCCAAGCGCCGCGAAGGCCAATGTGAGCAACTGGTCTTTCGAGGAGAAGTGTTGTTTGGCCGCCCGCTTGAACCATTCGGGGTGTTCCGGTTTCATGGCCTCATACCAGGGGGGGCCATAGGCAAAGACCGCCCGCATGCCCGAATCTTGCAGCGCGTTGATCGCCGCGTCGGTATGCTGTGGTGACGCTTGAATATGGGACCAATCGAGAATGGTGGTGATTCCGGCATTCATGGCGCCCAGGGCGCTGATCAGGTTGCCTGCGTAGGCATCTTCGGGGCGGTAGACGGGCGCGAGGACGTTCAAGACGAACGCCAGATAGCTCACCTCGCCCTCAAGCGGGTAATCTACGCCGATGTTGCGCAAGATGCCTTCCCACATATGCCGGTGGGTGTCTATGAAGCCTGGCATGATGAGCATGTTCGAGGCGTCAATGACTTCGGCGTCAGTCACCCCCAGGTCTGGCCCAACCGCAGCGATTTTCGTGCCTTCGATCAGGACATCGGCTCGCCGAAAGTTGCCAAGCTGCTTATCAACGGTGATGACGCAGCCGTTCTTGAGTAGAGTCCGATTGGATGCCATAACGTACCTCCTTTGTCTGCAAGCAGTAAGCTTCCATTCCGATGGGTAGAAATAGGTCGCTTCCCAGGGCTTGAATGTGCCTCCTTCCCTCCGTTACTTGAGCGGGCCTGAGTTATTGGCTTTTCCAGCGACGAGCCTGAGCGCGGTGCGCACTGCCGTTGGCTCATAGGCGGGGTCAACATGAGCAAGGATTGTCAGGGCGGAGCGGGCGAGGTGGCGCGCCAGCAGTTCGACAGCTATGTCGCTGCTGCGTTCGCGGCAGGCGGCAAGTATGGCGGCATGCTCAGCTTCGGCGACTTCGCGCGCGTTGGGAATCGTTTGGAACTTGATGTGACAGTAACGCTCGCTGGCTTCAATGGATCGCTTGATCGTTGCGCGCATGCGCTCCTGGGCGTGAACGACGAGGAGTTCATGAAAGCGCCCATTGGCCTGCTCCCAGGCGTCGGTATCGCGTCGGGCGCTGGCGGCAGACATGGCTTCGATGGATTGGTCGAGGGCGTCAAAATCACATGGAGAGAGGCGCGGGATGGTGAGGGCCAGGGCGAGCGGCTCAAGCATGATGCGGCTGGCGTAGAGCGATTCCAGTTCTTCCAGGTTGATGTCGGCCACGCGCACGCGATGGTTATGTTCGGCCAGGACGAGCCGCTCCTCTTGCAGCAGGCGCAGGGCTTCTCGCAGTGGGGTGCGGCTCACGCCAAGCTCTTGCGCAAGCTGGACTTGAGAGAGGACGGTACCCGGCGGGATCGTCCCGTCAAGAATCTGCCGACGCAGGCGCTCGTGGACATGGGCAATGACAATTCTTCCTGCGGTGGCATCAACGGCCTGGAGCGGCATAGGCGCAATCACCTCACTGAACGAAGACGAGATCATGATTATTCGAGGAAGAGATGGTTCGAGATGTGTAT
The nucleotide sequence above comes from Ktedonobacterales bacterium. Encoded proteins:
- a CDS encoding amidohydrolase family protein — encoded protein: MASNRTLLKNGCVITVDKQLGNFRRADVLIEGTKIAAVGPDLGVTDAEVIDASNMLIMPGFIDTHRHMWEGILRNIGVDYPLEGEVSYLAFVLNVLAPVYRPEDAYAGNLISALGAMNAGITTILDWSHIQASPQHTDAAINALQDSGMRAVFAYGPPWYEAMKPEHPEWFKRAAKQHFSSKDQLLTLAFAALGPEFSTLDDVKANWQVARDCDARITAHVGVGSFGKNGKVAEAGRAGVYGPDTTFIHCTTLSDEEIQMIVDTGGTVSLASPVEMMMGHGIPPTQRFLDRGLRPSLSVDVETNVPGDMFTQMRSVISLQHALIFDQKLAGKENLSPVLTARDVLEFTTIEGARANGLADKTGSLTPGKEADVIMLRSDDVNIVPVNDPIGAVVWGMDTSNVDSVFVAGKAMKRNGRLTGNVDRARKLAIESRDYVVATSGFKLPAF
- a CDS encoding GntR family transcriptional regulator, which codes for MPLQAVDATAGRIVIAHVHERLRRQILDGTIPPGTVLSQVQLAQELGVSRTPLREALRLLQEERLVLAEHNHRVRVADINLEELESLYASRIMLEPLALALTIPRLSPCDFDALDQSIEAMSAASARRDTDAWEQANGRFHELLVVHAQERMRATIKRSIEASERYCHIKFQTIPNAREVAEAEHAAILAACRERSSDIAVELLARHLARSALTILAHVDPAYEPTAVRTALRLVAGKANNSGPLK